The Pseudomonas sp. HOU2 DNA window TTTTTCTGCGCGTAAGGTTTGGTCGCGAGGTAGAACTGATGGTTGTCGACGATGCCTTTGCCGTCACGCAGGGTGTGCGCTTGCAGCTGTTGCTCGGCAGCGGCCTGGTACGGGTCCCAGATCACCCAGGCGTCGACGCTGCCACGTTCGAACGCGGCGCGAGCATCGGCCGGCGGCAGGAATACCGTCTGGATGTCGGAGTATTTGAGGCCGGCGTCTTCCAGTGCGCGCACCAGCAGGTAGTGCACGTTGGAGCCTTTGTTCAGGGCGACTTTCTTGCCCTTGAGATCCGCCACCGATTTGATCGGCGAATCTTTCGGCACGAGGATCGCTTCGCTGTTCGGCGCTGGCGGTTCGTAGGCGACGTAGAGCAGATCAGCGCCCGCCGCTTGGGCGAACACTGGCGGAGTCTCACCGGTCACGCCGAAGTCGATCGAGCCGACGTTCAGGCCTTCGAGCAGTTGCGGGCCGCCGGGGAATTCAGTCCATTGCACGTCCACGCCTTGCGCGGCCAGACGCTTTTCCAGAGTGCCCTTGGCTTTGAGCAGCACCAGCGTGCCGTACTTCTGATAACCGATCCGTAGAGTCTCGGCCTGAGCTTGAGTAATGGCGCCGAAGGACACAGCCGCAGCAAACAGAGCGACCAGACCACGACGCAAAAATACAGTGCGCATAGCGCTCTCCTTTTTGCTGTTGGGTTGTGGCTGCACCTGCTTGGCCGTTGACGGCTGAGTAAGGTGAGTACTTCAAATTCCGGTGAGGCTTAAATGCTCCAGCGAGCACTCAACAAACGTTCATTCAACAGGCCCGGCTCCAGCGGTTTTGGCCGGCGGGCCATGGCACTGACAAACTGATCCAGCGCTTCATGCAGACGCTGCTCCAGCGCCGGCGCCAACTGCGCCGCGGCACTGCCTTCGCCGTAAGCGATCTGGCTGTCCTCGGCGAAAATGCCTTGCAGCATCTCCTGGGCTTTCAATGCCGACAGCACCGGTTTGAGCGCGTAATCGACCACCAGCATGTGGGCGATGCTGCCACCCGTGGCCATCGGCAAAACGATCTTGTGGTTCAAGGCGCGTTCGGGCAGCAGATCGAGCACGGTCTTCAGCGCGCCGGAAAACGACGCCTTGTACACCGGCGTGGCGATCAGCAGACCGTCGGCGTTTTCAATCTGCGCCAGCAGGTCGAGCACTTTCGGGCTGTCGAAACGGGCGTGGAGCAGGTCTTCGGCCGGGAAGTCCCGCACCTGATAACTCACCACTTCCACCCCTTGCTCCTGCAACCAGCGTTGCGAGCGCTCGAGCAACACTCCTGAGCGGGAGCGCTGGCTGGGACTGCCACCGAGTGAGACGACCAGCATTCAGACAATTCCTTGCGCGTTACAGGCGATTCGCGGGTTGCGATCTCGCGTCATGGAGTGACCTTACCAGCTGATTTATATATCCATAAATCATATTTATTCATTTGGTTATTCGTTTAAGAGATATGCGATCTGCTTTGGTGCGGGCAAAAAACAGGCCGTGAAAACGGCCTGAAATCCCCTGCTTAGTGGTTCTGCGTTGAACGGACTGGCGCTATCGCGAGCAGGCTCACTCCTACAGGGGAACGCATTTCAAATGTAGGAGTGAGCCTGCTCGCGATGACGGTGGTGGCTACGCCGCCAATCTCACTGATTCACTTGTTCGGCTGCGGCGTCAGGCGCAGGTATGGCTTGACCGCACGATAGCCTTTCGGGAAGCGCCGCTTGATTTCTTCTTCGTCCTTGAGCGACGGCACGATCACCACCTCCTCACCGTCCTGCCAGTTGGCCGGGGTGGCCACCTTGTAGTTGTCGGTGAGCTGCAGCGAATCGATCACCCGCAGGATCTCGTGAAAGTTGCGCCCGGTGCTCGCCGGGTAGGTGATGGTCAGGCGGATCTTCTTGTTCGGATCGATCACGAACAGCGAGCGCACGGTCAGGGTGTCGTTGGCGTTCGGATGGATCAGGTCATAGAGGTCGGAAACCTTGCGATCGGCATCGGCCAGGATCGGGAAGTTGACGATGGTGTTCTGGGTTTCGTTGATGTCTTCGATCCACTTGTGGTGCGAGTCCACCGGGTCGACCGACAGCGCGATGGCTTTGACGCCACGCTTGGCGAACTCATCCTTGAGCTTGGCGGTGAAGCCCAGCTCGGTGGTGCACACCGGGGTGAAGTCGGCCGGGTGGGAGAACAGCACGCCCCAGCTATCGCCCAGCCACTCGTGGAAACGAATCTTGCCGGCGCTGGAATCCTGTTCGAAGTCGGGGGCGATGTCGCCGAGTCTGAGGCTCATGGTGCTGCTCCTGATGAGTTGTTGGAGAACTCAACTGTAGCTCGGGATTTGCCATCATGAAAAAGAATAAATAACTAGATATCTAGTACTTAAAGGAATATTAAACATCGTTCACTGGACGCTCGCCGGCATCGCGACGAACATCGCCCTCAAGGTTCGAGAAGGCCTTGAGTAGCTGCAAAAGAGGGGAATTCCGGGACAGGCTTACGGGGGTGAGTCTGACCCGGAAATGCAAAAGCCCCATCCGGCACGGTGCCGGACGGGGCTTTTTTACATCAACCGCTTGAGCGCGCTATTACAGCAGCGGGATCGAGTAGCTGACGATCAGGCGGTTTTCGTCCTGGGAACGGGTGTTCGCCAGATCGGTACGCCACATCGCGTTTTTCCAGGCAACGCCGAGGTTTTTCAGCGGGCCTTCCGGAATCACGTAACCGATGGTCAGGTCACGTTCCCACTCGGTTTTTTCGCCCAGCGGAGTGTCGATGTTGTTGCCACGCAGATAGATCAGGTTGGCGGTCAGGCCAGGAACGCCGATCTTGGCGAAATCGTAGCCGTAGCGAGCCTGCCAGGTACGCTCGCCAGCACGGGCGAACTTCTGGATCTGCATGTCGGTGATGGTGCTGTTGGACGAGCCGTCACCCTGGTTCAGCCAAGGGAAGTCGCTGTCGCCTTTGGTGTACTGGTAGCCAGCACCGAAGGTGTGACCTTCAACCGAGTACAGTGCCAGGTAGCTGTACAGATCGTTGTCGACTTTGCCCTTGGTGGTAGTGCCACCGTAGTAACCGCTGGTGTAGTAGGCAGCGGTATCGCCGTTGGCACCGTTGTCACGACTGCGGTAGTAACGCAGGTCGCTTTTCAGTACGCCCGGGCCGATTGCCCAGTTGTGTACCAGACCCAGGAAGTTCTGCGAGTAGAAGTCCTTCAGCTCGCCGTAGTAGTACGAAGCGGTCAGGTCTTTGTTGATCTTGTAGTCAGCACCACCGTAGTAGAACTTGTTGCTGAACACGCCTTTGTCGTAGTTCGAACCAGCGTTCGCACCGGCAATCGACATGTTCTCGTTGTTGCTGGAGTTACGACCTTTCACGGCCTCAACCTGACCGGCAGTCAGGGTCAGGTCCTTGAACTCGTTCGAGGTGATCGCTTCGCCCTGGAAGGTTTGCGGCAGCAGACGACCGTCGTTGTACTTGATGACCGGGTTGTTCGGCATCAGGGTACCGACCTTCAGCTCTGTCTGGGAGATCTTGACCTTGCCGGTCACGCCCAGGCTGGCGAAGTCATTCACAGCGCGATTGCCGTCGCTTGGGAACACAGTGCCACCCGACGACGTACCGGCGGCGTTGCCGCTCTTGGCCGGGCTGGAATCCAGACGCACGCCGTACAGGCCGATCGCGTCAACACCGAACTGCACGGTGCCTTGGGTGTAACCCGAGATGAAACGCAGATCGAAGCCTTGGCCCCACTCTTCGTTCTTGTTCGGGCCAGTGCCGTCACGGTTGTCGGTGTTGATGTAGAAGTTGCGCAGGCCCAGAGTGGCCTTGCTGTCTTCGATGAAACCGGCGGCGCCTGCCTGCTGCGCCAAAACCCCTACGGCCACAGCCAGGGCCAAGGTGGACTTGTTCATGTAAAGCTCCTCTCGTTTCTAATTCTTGTGTTCCTGGTCCTGGTCGAATGCCCGGATCCGTAGGTTCGCGATTAGCGCCAGAGCGTGACTGACAAGTCAATCGTAACCTTGTGTGTCTACGACCAAGGTCTAATCGCAGTATTTGGGTCCCTGCACAGTACTGACTTTCCTGATAACCCCAAAAAGAATTATTTCATTCTTTTTTATACCATTCGGGTATATGGCCCAGTAATGGCCACCTGCAGCGCAACACAGGATATCGGCTACTAAGCTAATTACTAAATGGTATTTGTTCGCCTATTTTTAGATCGATTAGCGTTGACGTATTCGAAACACGTCAAACCCTATCCAAAAGGCGACGCCATCATGGCCAAACGGGCACTATCTAGTCAATTTGTTACAGTTTGTGTGTCAGCGATAATTTCTTTCTCCGCTCAAGCCGCCAACCTCACGGTGGGTTATCAAACCGGTATCGACCCGAGCAAAGTCCCCCAAGCCGACGGTACTTACGAAACAACCATCGGCCAGAAGATCGACTGGCGACGCTTCAATAGTGGCCCGGAAGTTGTGACAGCCATTGCATCGGGCGACGTACAGATCGGCAACCTCGGCTCCAGCCCTTTGGCAGCCGCCGCTTCACGCAATCTGCCGATCGTCGCCTTCATTGTTTCGGCGCAGATCAATGCCGCCGAAGCCTTGGTGGTGCGCAATGGCAGCGGGATCAACACCCCGCAGGATCTGGTCGGCAAGACCATCGCCACGCCCTTCGTTTCCACCTCCCACTACAGTCTGCTCGGTGCTCTCAAGCACTGGGGCCTGGACACCTCGAAAGTCAAAGTGGTGAACCTGCAACCGGCGGAAATCGCCGCAGCCTGGAAGCGTGGGGATATCGATGGCGCGTTTGTCTGGTCGCCAGCACTGGGGGAAATCCGCAAGACCGGCAAGACCCTGACCGATGCCGCTCAAGTCGGCCAATGGGGAGCACCGACCTTCGAAGTCTGGGTCGCGCGCAAGGATTTCGCCGAGAAGCACCCTGACGTGGTAGCCAAATTTGCCAAGGTCACTCTAGACGCGTTTGCCGATTACGCCAGCCATAAAGACAGCTGGACGGCCGACTCGGCGCCGGTGCAGAAAATCGCCAAATTGACCGGTGCCAACGCCGCTGATGTACCGGAGCTGCTGGCCGGCTCGGCCTTCCCCGATGCCAAGGCACAGCAAACCACCGCACTGCTGGACGGCGGCACGGCGAAAGCGATTGGTGAGACGGCGAAGTTTTTGAAGGAACAGGGCAAGGTCGAGACGGTGCTGCCGGACTATTCGCCGTACGTCAGTGCGAAGTTTGTACCTGAATAAAGATACATATGTGGCGAGGGAGCTTGCTCCCGCTGGAGGCCGAAGGACTCCCAATTCCGGCAAACACCGGTTTGGGGCCGCTTCGCAGCCCAGCGGGAGCAAGCTCCCTCACCACAAGAATCCCTCGGTAATCTTCAGAGGGTCTTTTCGAAGATCTTCGAGTTGCGCTGATAGTTGTACAGCGACGCCCGCGCCGCCGGCAGGCGCTCGACGCTGCTTGGCTCGAAACCGCGTTCGCGGAACCAGTGCGCGGTACGGGTGGTGAGGACGAACAGGGTTTTCAACCCTTGCGCCCGGGCACGGGTCTCGATGCGCTCCAGCAGCTCATCGCCGCGACCGCCATGGCGATACTCCGGATTCACCGCCAGGCACGCCAGCTCACCGGCATCCGAATCGGCAATCTGGTACAACGCCGCACAGGCGATGATCATGCCTTCACGCTCGACCACGCTGAACTGCTCGATCTCGCGCTCCAGCACTTCGCGCGAACGACGCACCAGAATCCCCTGCTCTTCCAGCGGGCTGATCAAATCGAGCAAACCACCGACGTCCTCAATCGCCGCCTCGCGCACCAGTTCGAATTGCTCCTGAGCGACCAGCGTACCGCCACCGTCGCGGGTGAACAGTTCGGTCAGCAGCGCGCCGTCCTCGGCATAACTGACGATATGGCTGCGCGCCACGCCGCCACGGCAAGCTTCGGCGGCGGCATCCAGCAGTTCCGCCTGGTAGTTGTTGCCCAGACGCGCCAGATGCGCCGGCACCTGTTGCGGACGCAGTTCGCGCACCAGTTTGCCGTTTTCGTCGATCAGACCGAGGTCGGCGCCGAACAGCAGCAGTTTGTCGGCCCCCAGATCAATCGCGGCGCGGGTGGCAACGTCTTCGCACGCAAGGTTGAAGATTTCCCCGGTCGGCGAATAGCCCAGCGGTGACAGCAGCACAATCGAGCGTTCATCGAGCAGACGATTGATGCCTTTGCGGTCGACCCGACGCACTTCGCCGGTGTGGTGATAGTCGACACCTTCCAGCACACCGATCGGCCGCGCGGTCACGAGGTTGCCGCTGGCCACCCGCAGACGCGAGCCCTGCATCGGCGACGAGGCCATGTCCATCGACAGTCGCGCTTCGATGGCGATGCGCAGCTGACCGACCGCGTCGATCACACATTCCAGGGTTGCCGCATCGGTGATGCGCATGCCGTGATGGTAGTGCGGGGTCAGGCCGCGAGCAGCGAGACGGGTTTCAATCTGCGGGCGCGAACCGTGAACCAGCACCAGACGCACGCCGAGGCTGTGCAACAGCACGAGGTCGTGGACGATGTTGCCGAAGTTCGGATGCTCCACGCCGTCGCCGGGCAGCATGACGACGAAGGTGCAGTCGCGGTGAGCATTGATGTAAGGAGACGCGTGGCGAAGCCAATTGACGTATTCGGGCATGAACCTGGGCCTGTAATAAATAGCAGCCGGAAAAAAGGGCGAAACGGAAAACGCACAGCGGGCTGATGGTTATCGTCGGAACAGGCTTGGCGACACGCGCGCTCTCCTCATGAATACGGGTTGGGGTGCTGGCAATTTACAGCGTTTGGTCAGACAAAACACCGTCCCTGTAGGAGTGAGCCTGCTCGCGATAGCGGTGTGTCAGTCAATATCTTCGGTGACTGGTTCACCGCTATCGCGAGCAGGCTCACTCCTACAAAGGGGACATCAGGGTTTGTCCGGGTTCAGGCAGTAATGTTCAATCAACTGCCGCAATAGATGCACGGTAGGCTGCAAACGTGACATTTCAAGGTATTCCCCGGGCTGGTGCGCGCAGGCGATGTCGCCGGGGCCGAGCACGATGGTTTCGCAGCCAAGGCGCTGAAGATAAGGCGCTTCGGTGCCGAACGCTACTGCTTCGGCACTGTGGCCGGTGAGCTTTTCAGCAATACGCACCAATTCGGCGTCTTCGGCCTGCTCGAATGGCGGCACTTCCGGGAACAACGGCTGGTAGTCGATCTTCACCTGATGCCGCTCGGCCACCGGATTGAGCTTGCGCAGGATTTCCGCGCGCAGGACTTTCGGGTCCATGCCCGGCAACGGGCGCAGGTCGAACTCCAGCGAACACTGGCCGCAAATGCGATTCGGGTTGTCACCGCCATGAATGCAGCCGAAGTTCATGGTCGGCTGCGGCACGCTGAACTGCGGATTGTTGAACTCACGCTGCCAAAGCAGGCGCAAACCGCGCAGCTCGCCAATGGCATCGTGCATCGCTTCGAGGGCGCTGTGGCCCAGGCGCGGATCCGACGAATGGCCGCTCTGCCCGAGGATATCGATGCGCTCCATCATGATGCCCTTGTGCATGCGGATCGGCTTGAGCCCGGTCGGCTCGCCGATCACTGCCGCTCGGCCGATCGGACGCCCGGCCTCCGCCAGCGCCCGGGCGCCGGACATCGAGCTTTCTTCATCGCAGGTGGCGAGGATCAGCAGCGGTTGCTTGAACGGTTGCTCGAGCAGCGGCTGCACGGCCTCGATGATCAGGGCGAAAAAACCCTTCATGTCGCAACTGCCCAGCCCGACCCAGCGGCCGTCGACTTCGGTGAGTTTCAGCGGATCGGTCTGCCACAGCGCATCGTCATAAGGCACGGTATCGCTATGCCCAGCCAGGACCAGGCCGCCGGGGCCACTGCCAAAACTGGCGAGCAGGTTGAATTTGCCGGGGCTGACCTGCTGGATATCGCAGCTGAAGCCCAGATCACCCAGCCAACCGGCAAGCAAATCGATCACCGCCCGGTTGGACTGATCCAGGCTCAGTTGGGTGCAACTGACCGACGGTGCGGCGATCAGTGCAGCGAACTGGTCTTGCATGGATGGCAAAGGCATCGCTGACTCCAACTCCCGATTTGAAGTCCATCATAGAGCCATCCGGCGCTCGGAATAAACCGCCGCAGGGCGTAGGAAGTTTGAGTCCTGTACACTGCACGGCCTTGGCAGCCACACATTCCCCCGGCTGCGCTCCCGATCCTGGATTTTCCGGCCATGCAGAAAGAAACCGAAATCAAACTCCGCGTCAGCCGCGAAACCCTCGCTGCCCTGCGCGAGCACCCGCTACTGAAAAAACGCAACAAAAATGGCTGGGAACGCCGTGAGTTGATGAACCAGTACTTCGACACCCCCGAGCGCGACCTGGCCCAGGCCAAAGTCGCCCTACGTCTGCGCAAGGACGGCGACGAAGTGATTCAGACCCTCAAGACCCGCGGCCAGAGCGTGGCCGGTCTGTCCGAGCGTAACGAGTACGACTGGAAGCTGCCCAAAGCCAAGCTCGACGTGAAGAAACTCGACGGCGAATGCTGGCCCGAGGCGCTGGCCGAGCTGGACAAGAAAACCCTGAAGCCGATCTTCACCACCGATTTCGTCCGCGAACGCGCGGAAATCGCCTGGGGCCGCGGCAAGGCCAAAGTGGTGATCGAAGCCGCGCTGGACCTTGGTCATGTGGTGGTCGGCAAGCAGAAAGAAGAAATCTGCGAGCTGGAACTGGAACTGCGCGAAGGCGAGCCTGCCGCACTGCTGGAACTGGCCGCGGAACTGGCCGAAACCCTGGCCCTGATGCCGTGCGACATCAGCAAGGCCGAGCGCGGCTACCGTTTGTATGACGCCAACAGCTACTCGCTGAGCCTG harbors:
- a CDS encoding peroxiredoxin, with product MSLRLGDIAPDFEQDSSAGKIRFHEWLGDSWGVLFSHPADFTPVCTTELGFTAKLKDEFAKRGVKAIALSVDPVDSHHKWIEDINETQNTIVNFPILADADRKVSDLYDLIHPNANDTLTVRSLFVIDPNKKIRLTITYPASTGRNFHEILRVIDSLQLTDNYKVATPANWQDGEEVVIVPSLKDEEEIKRRFPKGYRAVKPYLRLTPQPNK
- the tauA gene encoding taurine ABC transporter substrate-binding protein — its product is MAKRALSSQFVTVCVSAIISFSAQAANLTVGYQTGIDPSKVPQADGTYETTIGQKIDWRRFNSGPEVVTAIASGDVQIGNLGSSPLAAAASRNLPIVAFIVSAQINAAEALVVRNGSGINTPQDLVGKTIATPFVSTSHYSLLGALKHWGLDTSKVKVVNLQPAEIAAAWKRGDIDGAFVWSPALGEIRKTGKTLTDAAQVGQWGAPTFEVWVARKDFAEKHPDVVAKFAKVTLDAFADYASHKDSWTADSAPVQKIAKLTGANAADVPELLAGSAFPDAKAQQTTALLDGGTAKAIGETAKFLKEQGKVETVLPDYSPYVSAKFVPE
- a CDS encoding OprD family porin, with translation MNKSTLALAVAVGVLAQQAGAAGFIEDSKATLGLRNFYINTDNRDGTGPNKNEEWGQGFDLRFISGYTQGTVQFGVDAIGLYGVRLDSSPAKSGNAAGTSSGGTVFPSDGNRAVNDFASLGVTGKVKISQTELKVGTLMPNNPVIKYNDGRLLPQTFQGEAITSNEFKDLTLTAGQVEAVKGRNSSNNENMSIAGANAGSNYDKGVFSNKFYYGGADYKINKDLTASYYYGELKDFYSQNFLGLVHNWAIGPGVLKSDLRYYRSRDNGANGDTAAYYTSGYYGGTTTKGKVDNDLYSYLALYSVEGHTFGAGYQYTKGDSDFPWLNQGDGSSNSTITDMQIQKFARAGERTWQARYGYDFAKIGVPGLTANLIYLRGNNIDTPLGEKTEWERDLTIGYVIPEGPLKNLGVAWKNAMWRTDLANTRSQDENRLIVSYSIPLL
- the argE gene encoding acetylornithine deacetylase, which produces MPLPSMQDQFAALIAAPSVSCTQLSLDQSNRAVIDLLAGWLGDLGFSCDIQQVSPGKFNLLASFGSGPGGLVLAGHSDTVPYDDALWQTDPLKLTEVDGRWVGLGSCDMKGFFALIIEAVQPLLEQPFKQPLLILATCDEESSMSGARALAEAGRPIGRAAVIGEPTGLKPIRMHKGIMMERIDILGQSGHSSDPRLGHSALEAMHDAIGELRGLRLLWQREFNNPQFSVPQPTMNFGCIHGGDNPNRICGQCSLEFDLRPLPGMDPKVLRAEILRKLNPVAERHQVKIDYQPLFPEVPPFEQAEDAELVRIAEKLTGHSAEAVAFGTEAPYLQRLGCETIVLGPGDIACAHQPGEYLEMSRLQPTVHLLRQLIEHYCLNPDKP
- the ssuE gene encoding NADPH-dependent FMN reductase, producing the protein MLVVSLGGSPSQRSRSGVLLERSQRWLQEQGVEVVSYQVRDFPAEDLLHARFDSPKVLDLLAQIENADGLLIATPVYKASFSGALKTVLDLLPERALNHKIVLPMATGGSIAHMLVVDYALKPVLSALKAQEMLQGIFAEDSQIAYGEGSAAAQLAPALEQRLHEALDQFVSAMARRPKPLEPGLLNERLLSARWSI
- a CDS encoding sulfonate ABC transporter substrate-binding protein, encoding MRTVFLRRGLVALFAAAVSFGAITQAQAETLRIGYQKYGTLVLLKAKGTLEKRLAAQGVDVQWTEFPGGPQLLEGLNVGSIDFGVTGETPPVFAQAAGADLLYVAYEPPAPNSEAILVPKDSPIKSVADLKGKKVALNKGSNVHYLLVRALEDAGLKYSDIQTVFLPPADARAAFERGSVDAWVIWDPYQAAAEQQLQAHTLRDGKGIVDNHQFYLATKPYAQKNPEVIKTLVEEVRAVGEWSKANPEDVTQQVAPLLGLPADITLTSVKRQGYGALFLTPEVVAAQQKIADTFYQLKLIPKPLSIKDVIWTPPAAVAQSSVSQAQ
- the argA gene encoding amino-acid N-acetyltransferase, giving the protein MPEYVNWLRHASPYINAHRDCTFVVMLPGDGVEHPNFGNIVHDLVLLHSLGVRLVLVHGSRPQIETRLAARGLTPHYHHGMRITDAATLECVIDAVGQLRIAIEARLSMDMASSPMQGSRLRVASGNLVTARPIGVLEGVDYHHTGEVRRVDRKGINRLLDERSIVLLSPLGYSPTGEIFNLACEDVATRAAIDLGADKLLLFGADLGLIDENGKLVRELRPQQVPAHLARLGNNYQAELLDAAAEACRGGVARSHIVSYAEDGALLTELFTRDGGGTLVAQEQFELVREAAIEDVGGLLDLISPLEEQGILVRRSREVLEREIEQFSVVEREGMIIACAALYQIADSDAGELACLAVNPEYRHGGRGDELLERIETRARAQGLKTLFVLTTRTAHWFRERGFEPSSVERLPAARASLYNYQRNSKIFEKTL